From the genome of Gammaproteobacteria bacterium:
CACATCTATCTTGCGCATCTGTGCTCGATTCTCGGCCGCCATGGCGAAGCCCTCGCGCATGCGCGTCGGGCGAGGGAGATCAACCCGATCAGCCCGATGATCGTCGCGCTCGAGGGACAGTTCCTGGGTTTCGGAGGCGAGTCGGAGGCGGCAATCCGGCGGCTCAACGGCGCGATCACGATGGCCCCCACGTTCTGGCTGTCGCACCACCTGCTCGCCCAGGCGCTGATCGATGCCGGTCGGTACGAGGCCTCTTTGGCGGAAAGCGCCGAAGCCAAGCGTCTATCGCCGATGCAGACGTACTCCGACGCGCTCACCGGCGTGGCGCTCGCACGGCTCGGCAGACGAGATGAGGCTCGAGCGATTCTGGCGTCGTTGACGACCGCCTCCGATGAAAAATATGTGCCGCCGACGCATCTTGCGCTGTTGGAAACGGCCCTCGGCGCCTACGGCAACGCGATCGCGCATCTCGAAGCAGCGCTGTCCGTGCGAGACGCGCGGCTCGTGTTCCTGAAAGTCGATAGGAAGTGGGATGGTCTACGCTCGCAGCCGGGCTTTGAGGACATCACGCGGAGGATGGGTGTTTAGGTAGATCTTCGTATCGTGGCCCGCTCGCCTCGAGACTAACGTGGAAGTGCTCGTGCGGAACGGCCACCGGAGGTGAGCCATGACGATTCCAACCAGCGAGCAGCGGACGGAGACGCTGCGCGACGGCAGCCGCGTGCTGACCCGCCCGATTCGACCCGAGGACGCGGCCGCCCAGGCCGGATTCATCCGCGAGCTTTCGGCCCACAGCAGACACCTGCTGTTCCTCGGAGGCGTCACCGAGCTTCGACCCGCGGAGCTCGAGCGGCTGTGCGCGCCGGACTACGTTCACGACATGGCGTACGTCGCAATGGCCCGCGACCGCGACGGTGAGCGCCAGGTCGGGCTCTGCCGCTACGCGTCCTCCAAGCCGCCGTGCGACGAGGCCGAGATCGCCGTGGCCGTGGCCGACGCCTGGCAGCACAAAGGGCTTGCGACGCTGCTGCTGCGGCGCCTGATCGAGCATGCACGCTCGCACGGCGTCAAGCGCCTGTATTCGATCGATTCCGCGACCAATTACCGGATGCGGAGCCTTGCTCGGCACCTCGGATTCGTCGAGCAGCCGGATCCCGACGACGTCCATCAGGTCCTCTACTCGATGCGGCTCGATTGAGCCGCAAGGTGAGACTCCGGACGTGGTATTTCTCACTTGGCGTGAAGTCGATTTCGGCGGCGTGCTGCTCGCGGGCCTGATCGCCGGATATCTCATGGCGATCGCCGGGCTCTGGGCAGGACAGGTTCCCGGTCTCGTATCCGTCGACATCTCGGATTACGGCCGCCGTTACATGGTCTCCGATCGAACCAGCGCCTGGCTGCTCGGTTTCGCCTCGCATCTCGCGAACAGCATCGGCCTCGTTTTGCTTTGGGCGTGCGTCATCGAGCCGAACCTCTCGTGGCCGCGGCCGCTCGAAGGACTGCTGTGGGGCGAGGTCCTCGCGCTCGTGCTCGCCGGCTCCGTCGTCGCGCCGCTGTCCGGGCTGGGTTTCATGGGCCGCAAGACGGGCTCATCCCGGTTCGCTTTCACGACGATTCTGCTGCACGCGATTTGGGGCCTGACCCTCGGTTGGGTTTACGTGCCGTTGCAATGAACGGAGGCGTGCGCATCTTTCAGCCGAGAATCGTGCTCCATGGAAGCGGCGTCGCGATCGTCTCGGACATCACGGGACAACTTCACGCGGAAGAAGCCACGGCCTCTTCGCCGGCGACACGCGCGTGCTCTCGACCTACAAGTTTCAGGTCGGCGGCAATGCCTGGACGCTGCTCGGCCAGGCACGGACCGGCCATGGCAGCGCCCAATGGCATTTTCAGAATCCCACCTTGCGCGACGAGCGCGGGCTGCTCGAAGCGGGCACGCTGGCGCTGTCGCTGAGCCGTCGCGTCGACGGGGCGATGCATGACGACTTTGCGTTGCAGGCGTATGCACAACGCCCGGTGCTATGTCGGTTTACCCTGCAACTGGACGCGGATTTCACCGATCTATTCGAGGCAAAGGGCGGCTCTGTTCGCGCGCCGCTGCGCATGCTGAAGATCAGCGAACGCGGCAAAGGCCTGACGTTCCGGTATGAGCGAGGCGGCTTCCGGCGCGCGCTGCACGTGCGCATCGATTCGAGTGAACGTGATATGTCACTTGCGGGCACGCGAATCACGTTCGTGCTTGCCCTCGATCACGCGAAAAGCTGGCATTGTTGCCTCGACGCCGAGCCGGAAGTTCAGCGTCGCATCCTCAAGCTCGCCGGCGATCCGCACGCAACGCAACCGCAACGTGTTCCCGAAAAGAGAAGCGCGCTGACTCTGCAGTCGGAACGGTTGCTCGAGGAGGCGTTCGCGTGTGCGCGCGAGGATCTTCATGCGCTCGCGATCGAGCGCGGTGAGGCGCTGCCGTTTCTCGCCGCCGGTGTGCCGTGGTTCCTGACTCTATTCGGCCGCGATTCGTTGCTGCCGGCCGTCAT
Proteins encoded in this window:
- a CDS encoding GNAT family N-acetyltransferase, which produces MTIPTSEQRTETLRDGSRVLTRPIRPEDAAAQAGFIRELSAHSRHLLFLGGVTELRPAELERLCAPDYVHDMAYVAMARDRDGERQVGLCRYASSKPPCDEAEIAVAVADAWQHKGLATLLLRRLIEHARSHGVKRLYSIDSATNYRMRSLARHLGFVEQPDPDDVHQVLYSMRLD